The DNA region GTTTGGGTCGAGTCGAACCTGTGGAGGACCTCCCCTCCATTGACCCCTGTCTGCCCTGATCAGAGAAGGAAAGCGGGCAGATCCCTGGGCATCAACCGTTGCGGGCGGCCGAACGCCAATCAGCTCTTCTGGACTTGGCATAtctccaccaaaccaacgGCGCCGTTCTTCAGGGCACAGACTGGCGTCTTAGAAGAGGGGGAGTGTGCCTGGGGCCGACGGGCCCTCTTtccaaccctcccccaacttcaagtttttttttctcttgctACGGATCATTTTCTCCAAATCCctagctcctcctcctggttGACACACGCCCCTAGTTATTAAGGGGTGCTATTAACAACAGGTCGGTGGATGTTTTGGCCCAGCCTAGTGACGGCCTTCCCGAGCATACTAGTCCTCTCATCTCGCTCTTGTTATACTAGCTGTCCAGGAACACGGCAGAATCATGCTTCCCGGCGCGGCGATATGGGACGAAATCTCCACATCCTGTGACGTTGCACAGTTTCTGCGAGCAATTAGCTAGCTACCTATGTTGCGCTGCTGTTGTTCAACTCGTCAGGCATCGGCACCAGATGCCACAGGAGACTGTGCCGGACTGGGGGGGTGCAACATCATCAGGAAAGACGGCTGCTGTGCCTCGATGGCAAGCCGCTGTACAACGAAAAAGATGGAAAACCCACGTGCAGCAATAAGCATTCATGGTTGACGTGCAGCAGTACACAGTTACAACTCATGCACCCCGATCCCAGCGTGAaacgacaccaccacaacgaGCAGAGGGATTCGCTGGTATTGGCTCTGAGCTAATGCTCCCCAGACTCTGCCCCAGATTCTTCCCCAGACCGACCTACGGTTTCTCCAAAAAAtcgccctcccccttccgCAGGTACCTCTTCTCGGACCGGCTGGCTGGCGTGACCTCTGTTGGGCATGATATTAATATGGGCCGTCCAGGTACTGCGGCTCGGTCATGCCTGATTGGTGATGGTTCCCAACTTGTGCCTGGCTAAGCAGCCTCGTCCCCCCCTGGCTATCCCGTTGTCCTCGTGGCTTGACACGGCATTGAGCAGCAACGTCGTCCATTTCGACGGGCTCCTTGCTCACTTCCTACCTCTGACGGAGTCCACTCTATCTCAACCTTACTCGGCAAGCTATACCTGGGGCCCCCATAGCAATGTACAGTACCCTATCGTCCTGCACAAGCGCCCGCTACGCTAGGTAGGGCCTCCCCAGAGCTCTTGGCCCGACTTGACAGGACGTTGCAACGTCGAACAAGCTTCTCCACACCACGGGTCCAAGGAAGGCGGCCTCGAAAGCCGGGGCATGGTCCAAATCTCTGCTCTCCCCACAATGTACCATACCTACAACTCCAGCTGCATGCCATGGAGATATATAAGTCTGCGTCTGCTCCCCATGTTCTCGCCTCTCTTCGTCATTACCCACATCTATCTTTATCCAAGTGGCTACCATTGAGCGCTTCTACCCCAGCTCGTGGTTACTTTCCATCTTTGCCATTGCCACTTACCCCAGCTTCTCGCTTGTAACCGGTACCCGGCGGCGTCCCCGGCATCGCCAACCTGTCGTGCTCATAAATACCGTGTGGCCGTCTGGGTTGCGTCTTCCCCAGAACCACCTTTGGCACTTCACAGCTTTGGACTTTCCAACATGGCTCCATCAATCCCAGTTCCCACCCAGGGTGGCATGTTCCACACCTTCCAAGGCGTCACCCCACGGAAGCAGTCAACAGACTCTCAAGATAGCACAAAGACCAGCTCCACAGGTACAGCCAAGAGGATAACAACACCACATGCTTGTGCCGAGTGCAAGAGACGGAAGATGTAAGTCAGATCAGATCCTCAGACAGGAGGAACATATCTAACCAGGTGTGCTCAGCCGCTGCGATGGTCAACAACCATGTGGCCAATGCCTCTCCAGCCGGGCTCCCAAGAGATGTTTCTACGACAAGCACAGACAAAGAGTGATCCCATCACGCAAGACACTCGAAGCTCTATCACAGTCCCTCGAAGAATGCCGGTCGATCCTGAAGCGGTTATACCCAACACAAGATGTGCAGTCTCTTCTGCCTCTCTCCAGACAAGAACTCCTCAGCCTTCTTGACAGGCCAACAATAGATACTTCGGTCGGCGGCttaccatcaccaccattaAACACCAGTCCCATGTCGGACTTGGACTCACCAATGATGCCAAAGACGGAGAACCTGCTCGAGCAGATGCCATCCAGAGACACAGAATGGGACGAGgagcgaagaggaagagaccCGATCCCAGCCGAAGCCGACGACATCAACGCTCTTTCGCTCTCAGTAGACCGCCAAACATCCTATCTCGGTGCCTCCTCCATCAAGGCCGCCCTCATGGTCATGCTCAAGGTCCAACCTGGCCTCCGAAACTCCCTCGCAGCCCCATTAAACGGAGTCGAGATGTCCCACAACTACCCAGCTATCCGCCAGaagcccaccacccaaaagGACCCCCAACGCATCCCATGGTCCTGGAAGGGCCAAACACTCATCGATGCCTACTTCAAACGCATCCACGCTTTCGTTCCAATGCTCGACGAGTCCACCTTCCGCGCTGATTACCTCGAAGGCCAACGAACCGACGCCCCATGGCTCGCTCTGCTCAACATGGTCTTTGCCATGGGTTCCATCGCGGCTATGAAATCGGACGACTACAACCACATCAACTACTACAACCGCGCCATGGAGCACCTTCCCATGGACGCCTTTGGCTCCTCCCACATCGAGACGGTCCAGGCCCTCGCCCTCATCGGAGGTTACTACCTCCACTACATCAACCGGCCCAACATGGCCAACGCCGTCCTCGGCGCCGCCATCCGCATGGCCTCCGCTTTGGGTCTTCACCGTGAGTCCATCACGGTGGGTCTCCCAGGCAGCGACATCATCGCAGCCGAAACCCGCCGCAGAACCTGGTGGTCCCTCTTCTGCCTCGACACatgggccaccaccaccatgggcCGTCCCTCGTTCGGCCGCTGGGGTCCTGCGATCAACATCCGCCCTCCCGAGTTCGGCATCAACGCCAACCGGGATTCATCCCAGCACGCAGGAATCCTCCCTCTGATCGAAAACATTAAATTCTGCAAGATCGCCACTCAAATCCAAGACATGCtcgccatcaccccccttctcaggACAGAAGACCGCTGCGCCATCGACGCCCAGCTCGTAAACTGGtacacctccctcccttggCTCTTGCGGACAACCGACCCCTGCGCGGAACCGCTCTACATGGCCCGCTGCATCATGAAGTGGCGCTACCAAAACTTACGcatgctcctccaccgccccgtcctcctctcccttgcCTCCTCCGGCCTCAACCCCCATACCCAAGCCTGCGACGCGGACCTCCAAGCCATTGAGACCTGCCGTGAACTCGCCGCGGCCACCATCGAAGACGTCGGCCGTGAATGGACCCGCAACCAAATGAGCGGCTGGAACGCAGTCTGGTTCCTCTACCAAGCAGCCATGGTCCCCCTCGTCTCCGTCTTCTGGCAATGGGGCTCTCCCCGCGTGCCAGAGTGGCTCAAGCAAATCGAGCaagtcctcgacctcctcgaggTCATGGAGGAGTGGTCCCTCGCCGCCCGGCGCTCAAGAGAGGTAGTCTGGCGCATGTACGAAGCCTCCCGGGCAGtccaagctcaaggcgcCGCTGCCCGCTCCCAATCCCCCGCCGGCCttcacatcaccaccacagccgacagcatcgtcgtcggcggcggAGAAGTTCACATGAGCCCCA from Podospora pseudopauciseta strain CBS 411.78 chromosome 6, whole genome shotgun sequence includes:
- a CDS encoding hypothetical protein (EggNog:ENOG503NZ0T; COG:B), which gives rise to MAPSIPVPTQGGMFHTFQGVTPRKQSTDSQDSTKTSSTGTAKRITTPHACAECKRRKIRCDGQQPCGQCLSSRAPKRCFYDKHRQRVIPSRKTLEALSQSLEECRSILKRLYPTQDVQSLLPLSRQELLSLLDRPTIDTSVGGLPSPPLNTSPMSDLDSPMMPKTENLLEQMPSRDTEWDEERRGRDPIPAEADDINALSLSVDRQTSYLGASSIKAALMVMLKVQPGLRNSLAAPLNGVEMSHNYPAIRQKPTTQKDPQRIPWSWKGQTLIDAYFKRIHAFVPMLDESTFRADYLEGQRTDAPWLALLNMVFAMGSIAAMKSDDYNHINYYNRAMEHLPMDAFGSSHIETVQALALIGGYYLHYINRPNMANAVLGAAIRMASALGLHRESITVGLPGSDIIAAETRRRTWWSLFCLDTWATTTMGRPSFGRWGPAINIRPPEFGINANRDSSQHAGILPLIENIKFCKIATQIQDMLAITPLLRTEDRCAIDAQLVNWYTSLPWLLRTTDPCAEPLYMARCIMKWRYQNLRMLLHRPVLLSLASSGLNPHTQACDADLQAIETCRELAAATIEDVGREWTRNQMSGWNAVWFLYQAAMVPLVSVFWQWGSPRVPEWLKQIEQVLDLLEVMEEWSLAARRSREVVWRMYEASRAVQAQGAAARSQSPAGLHITTTADSIVVGGGEVHMSPIGLEPVDGMGGMMGLLDQGGLWDLDGMYWGGNGPQSPTHTGNPDDSAAAAEFAAYAAAQQAASAAHHHHPELMQHVDYGMMHHHHAGHHHVGMEGFGYVQ